One Mixta gaviniae genomic window carries:
- the adk gene encoding adenylate kinase, with the protein MRIILLGAPGAGKGTQAQFIMEKYGIPQISTGDMLRAAVKAGTELGKQAKAIMDDGKLVTDELVIALVKERIAQEDCRNGFLLDGFPRTIPQADAMKDAGIKIDCVLEFDVPDELIVERIVGRRVHAPSGRVYHVTFNPPKVEGKDDVTGEELTTRKDDQEETVRKRLVEYHEMTEPLVAYYQQEAQAGNTQYHKIDGTRKVTEVSAELAKILG; encoded by the coding sequence ATGCGTATTATTCTGCTCGGCGCTCCGGGCGCAGGTAAGGGCACTCAGGCTCAGTTCATTATGGAGAAATACGGTATTCCGCAAATCTCCACGGGCGATATGTTGCGTGCGGCGGTAAAAGCCGGCACGGAACTGGGCAAACAGGCGAAAGCCATCATGGACGACGGCAAGCTGGTGACCGATGAGCTGGTCATCGCGCTGGTGAAAGAGCGCATTGCGCAGGAAGATTGCCGTAACGGTTTCCTGCTGGACGGCTTCCCGCGTACCATTCCGCAGGCGGATGCGATGAAAGACGCCGGCATCAAAATTGATTGCGTGCTGGAGTTCGACGTGCCGGACGAGCTGATCGTCGAGCGCATTGTCGGCCGCCGCGTGCATGCGCCATCAGGCCGCGTCTATCACGTCACCTTTAATCCGCCGAAGGTGGAAGGCAAAGATGACGTGACCGGCGAAGAGCTGACCACGCGTAAAGACGATCAGGAAGAGACCGTGCGCAAGCGTCTGGTGGAATACCACGAGATGACCGAGCCGCTGGTAGCCTACTATCAGCAGGAAGCGCAGGCGGGCAACACCCAGTATCATAAAATCGACGGCACGCGCAAAGTGACCGAAGTCAGCGCCGAGCTGGCGAAGATTCTGGGCTGA
- the hemH gene encoding ferrochelatase — translation MRQDKPGVLLVNLGTPDAPTTPAVKRYLKQFLSDKRVVDTPRWLWWPILNGIILPIRSPRVSKLYASVWMEGGSPLLVYSKRQREALAAQLDIPVELGMSYGNPSLKSAVDSLMAQGVTRLIVLPLYPQFSCSTVAAVWDGLSSVFAGYRSMPDVHFIRDYAEHPAYIAALKASVERSFAKNGKPDLLVMSFHGIPQRFANEGDDYPQRCRDTTDALTRALGLSENEVMMTFQSRFGREPWLTPYTDETMRGLPAKGVRHIQIMSPGFSSDCLETLEEINEQNREFFLHAGGEKFEYIPALNDDEEHIAMMLALVKAHR, via the coding sequence ATGAGGCAAGATAAACCCGGCGTCTTGCTGGTCAACCTGGGCACGCCAGATGCGCCAACCACGCCGGCGGTAAAACGCTACCTGAAACAGTTCCTCAGCGACAAGCGCGTCGTCGATACGCCGCGCTGGCTGTGGTGGCCGATCCTCAACGGCATTATTCTGCCGATCCGCTCACCGCGCGTCTCTAAACTCTATGCCTCCGTCTGGATGGAAGGCGGATCGCCGCTGCTGGTTTACAGCAAGCGTCAGCGCGAGGCGCTGGCGGCGCAGCTGGATATTCCGGTTGAGCTGGGCATGAGCTACGGCAACCCCAGCCTGAAGAGCGCGGTGGACAGCCTGATGGCGCAGGGCGTAACACGCCTGATTGTGCTGCCGCTCTATCCGCAGTTCTCCTGCTCCACCGTGGCGGCGGTCTGGGATGGGTTGAGCAGCGTCTTTGCCGGCTACCGTTCGATGCCGGACGTGCATTTTATCCGCGACTATGCCGAGCATCCGGCCTATATCGCCGCGCTGAAGGCGTCGGTTGAGCGCTCTTTCGCGAAAAATGGCAAGCCCGATCTGCTGGTGATGTCGTTCCACGGCATTCCGCAGCGCTTCGCCAATGAAGGCGATGACTATCCGCAGCGCTGCCGCGACACCACCGACGCGCTGACGCGCGCGCTGGGCCTGAGCGAAAACGAAGTGATGATGACTTTCCAGTCGCGCTTCGGCCGTGAGCCCTGGCTGACGCCCTATACCGATGAAACCATGCGCGGCCTGCCGGCGAAGGGCGTGCGCCACATTCAGATCATGAGTCCGGGCTTTTCCTCCGACTGTCTGGAAACGCTGGAAGAGATCAACGAGCAGAACCGTGAATTTTTCCTGCATGCCGGCGGCGAAAAGTTTGAATATATTCCGGCGCTCAATGACGACGAAGAGCATATCGCCATGATGCTGGCGCTGGTAAAAGCGCATCGCTGA
- the ybaL gene encoding YbaL family putative K(+) efflux transporter → MHHSTPLITTIVGGLVLAFLLGMLASRLRISPLVGYLVAGVLAGPFTPGFVADTKLAPELAELGVILLMFGVGLHFSLKDLMAVKTIAIPGAIAQITVATLLGIGLSTTLGWDWMTGLVFGLCLSTASTVVLLRALEERQLIDSQRGQIAIGWLIVEDLVMVLTLVLLPAIAGMLEKGNASLSLLAWDLLWTIGKVAAFMVLMMVVGRRVVPWILARSAATGSRELFTLAVLALALGIAFGAVEFFDVSFALGAFFAGMVLNESELSHRAAHDTLPLRDAFAVLFFVSVGMLFDPMIIIQQPLAVLGTLAIIVLGKSLAAWLLVTLLGHSRRTALTISVSLAQIGEFAFILAGLGIALNLLSEEGRNLVLAGAILSIMLNPILFTLLERYLDKHENFEEQSMEEATEEEKQIPVNICNHAVIVGYGRVGSLVSQLLIDAEIPIVVVENARTRVEALREQGIRAVLGNAARVETMELARLDCARWLLMSIPNGYEAGEIIAAAREKHPHLEIIARAHYDDEVHYILERGADNVIMGEREIANSMLAMLKAGLDATPTMLTPQHPN, encoded by the coding sequence ATGCACCACAGCACCCCGCTGATTACCACTATTGTCGGAGGCCTTGTCCTCGCCTTTCTCCTGGGAATGCTCGCCAGCCGCCTGCGCATTTCCCCTCTGGTGGGCTATTTGGTTGCAGGCGTTCTGGCGGGCCCCTTTACCCCGGGGTTCGTCGCCGATACCAAGCTGGCGCCTGAACTGGCGGAGCTGGGCGTTATTCTGCTGATGTTCGGCGTGGGTCTGCATTTCTCCCTGAAAGATTTGATGGCGGTGAAAACCATCGCCATTCCCGGCGCTATCGCGCAGATTACCGTCGCCACGCTGCTGGGTATTGGGTTGAGTACCACGCTCGGCTGGGACTGGATGACCGGGCTGGTGTTCGGGCTCTGCCTCTCTACCGCCAGTACCGTGGTGCTGCTGCGCGCGCTGGAGGAGCGGCAGCTGATCGACAGCCAGCGTGGCCAGATCGCTATCGGCTGGCTGATCGTCGAGGATCTGGTGATGGTGCTGACGCTGGTGCTGCTGCCCGCGATTGCCGGCATGCTGGAGAAAGGCAACGCCAGCCTGTCGCTGCTGGCGTGGGATCTGCTGTGGACCATCGGCAAGGTCGCCGCCTTTATGGTGCTGATGATGGTGGTCGGCCGCCGCGTCGTGCCGTGGATTCTGGCACGCAGCGCCGCCACCGGCTCGCGCGAGCTGTTCACCCTGGCGGTGCTGGCGCTGGCGCTGGGTATCGCCTTCGGCGCGGTGGAGTTCTTCGATGTCTCCTTTGCGCTGGGGGCCTTCTTTGCCGGCATGGTGCTGAACGAATCGGAGCTGAGCCATCGCGCCGCGCACGATACGCTACCGCTGCGCGATGCCTTCGCGGTACTGTTTTTCGTTTCGGTCGGCATGCTGTTCGATCCAATGATCATTATCCAGCAGCCGCTGGCGGTGCTGGGCACGCTGGCAATTATCGTGCTGGGCAAATCGCTGGCAGCCTGGCTGCTGGTGACGCTGCTTGGTCATTCGCGCCGTACCGCGCTGACCATTTCCGTCAGCCTGGCGCAAATCGGCGAGTTCGCCTTTATCCTCGCCGGCCTCGGCATCGCGCTGAACTTGCTTAGCGAGGAGGGCCGCAATCTGGTGCTGGCGGGCGCGATCCTGTCAATTATGCTTAACCCGATCCTGTTTACCCTGCTGGAGCGCTATCTCGATAAGCATGAAAACTTCGAGGAGCAGAGCATGGAAGAGGCAACGGAAGAAGAGAAACAGATCCCGGTCAATATCTGCAATCATGCGGTGATTGTCGGTTATGGACGGGTGGGCAGCCTGGTGAGCCAGCTGCTGATCGACGCGGAGATCCCGATTGTGGTGGTGGAGAATGCGCGCACGCGCGTCGAAGCGCTGCGCGAACAGGGGATCCGGGCGGTATTAGGCAATGCGGCGCGTGTCGAAACCATGGAGCTGGCGCGTCTGGACTGCGCCCGCTGGCTGCTGATGAGCATTCCCAACGGCTACGAGGCGGGCGAGATTATCGCCGCGGCGCGCGAAAAACATCCGCATCTGGAGATTATCGCCCGCGCGCACTATGACGACGAGGTTCACTACATCCTTGAACGCGGCGCGGACAATGTAATTATGGGCGAGCGGGAAATTGCCAACAGTATGCTGGCGATGCTGAAAGCGGGACTGGACGCGACGCCGACCATGCTGACGCCGCAACACCCGAACTGA
- a CDS encoding inosine/guanosine kinase, with protein MKFPGQRKSKHYFPVSARDPLIQPVQPESETGTSWVVGIDQTLVDIEAKVDNAFVARYGLSVGHSLVIEDEVADALYAELMRDNLITHQFAGGTIGNTMHNYSVLADDRSVLLGVMCNNVQIGGYAYRYLCNTSSRTDLNYLQGVDGAIGRCFTLIGDNGERTFAISPGMMNQLRPESIPEAVIAGASALVLTSYLVRCKPGEPMPEATMQAVAWAKQYNVPVVLTLGTKHVIAENPQFWRDFLREHVAILAMNEEEGLELTGYADPLQAADKALEWVDLVLCTAGPNGLYMAGYTEEGAKRQTNHPLLPGAIAEFNQYEFSRAMRYQDCQQPLRIYSHIAPYMGGPEKIMNTNGAGDGALAALLHDITANSYHRNNVPNSSKHQRSYLTYSSLAQVCKYANRVSYQVLNQHSPRLTRGLPEREDSLEEAYWER; from the coding sequence ATGAAATTTCCCGGCCAACGCAAATCCAAACACTATTTTCCCGTCAGCGCGCGCGATCCGCTTATCCAGCCCGTTCAGCCCGAAAGCGAAACCGGCACCAGCTGGGTGGTCGGCATCGATCAGACGCTGGTGGATATCGAAGCAAAAGTCGATAACGCCTTTGTGGCGCGCTACGGACTTAGCGTTGGCCATTCGCTGGTGATTGAGGATGAAGTGGCGGACGCGCTCTACGCAGAGCTGATGCGCGACAATCTGATCACCCATCAGTTCGCCGGCGGTACCATCGGCAATACCATGCACAACTACTCGGTACTGGCGGACGACCGCTCGGTGCTGCTTGGCGTGATGTGCAACAACGTGCAGATCGGCGGCTACGCCTATCGCTATCTCTGCAACACCTCCAGCCGCACCGACCTTAACTACCTGCAGGGCGTCGACGGCGCTATCGGCCGCTGCTTTACGCTGATCGGCGATAACGGCGAGCGCACTTTCGCCATCAGTCCCGGCATGATGAACCAGCTGCGTCCGGAAAGTATTCCGGAAGCGGTGATCGCCGGCGCCTCCGCGCTGGTGCTGACCTCCTATCTGGTGCGCTGCAAGCCGGGCGAACCGATGCCGGAGGCGACCATGCAGGCGGTCGCCTGGGCGAAGCAGTACAACGTGCCGGTGGTGCTGACGCTGGGCACCAAACATGTGATCGCCGAAAACCCGCAATTCTGGCGCGACTTCCTGCGCGAACATGTCGCTATTCTGGCGATGAATGAAGAAGAGGGGCTGGAGCTGACCGGCTACGCCGATCCGCTGCAGGCGGCCGATAAAGCGCTGGAGTGGGTGGATTTGGTACTATGCACCGCCGGCCCCAACGGTCTCTATATGGCGGGTTACACCGAAGAGGGCGCGAAGCGCCAGACTAACCATCCGCTGCTGCCGGGCGCCATCGCGGAATTTAACCAGTATGAATTCAGCCGCGCCATGCGTTATCAGGATTGCCAGCAGCCGCTGCGCATCTATTCGCATATCGCCCCCTATATGGGCGGGCCGGAGAAGATCATGAATACCAACGGGGCAGGGGATGGCGCGCTGGCGGCGCTGCTGCACGATATTACCGCCAACAGCTATCACCGCAACAACGTGCCCAACTCCAGCAAGCATCAGCGCAGTTACTTAACCTACTCGTCGCTGGCGCAGGTCTGCAAATATGCCAACCGCGTCAGCTATCAGGTGCTGAATCAGCATTCGCCGCGTCTGACGCGCGGGCTGCCTGAGCGGGAAGACAGTCTGGAAGAGGCGTACTGGGAGCGTTAA